A DNA window from Gigantopelta aegis isolate Gae_Host chromosome 4, Gae_host_genome, whole genome shotgun sequence contains the following coding sequences:
- the LOC121372472 gene encoding prostatic spermine-binding protein-like: MDVVLTRTRVCKTKMYVYPSKLRFAQDSICRYFRNGSSLQDTLEDLLESDCPEDFFPPMSVMEHQGKYFVVEGNRRLLLLKILESHGLVGKVPVKLSPFNSFKFTTENDGTCIEVRGYPDMEEELESIVEGEHSEYEDSDDETDFGFDDLALSDEGTDSQDDYDGDEDTEQSEDEEDDESDDDESDDGSDSDETDDGRGRDDEYADVEESDTEEYDSEGGDYDDSDSEEEEEEEEEEGGLL, encoded by the exons ATGGACGTAGTCTTAACACGTACCCGTGTATGTAAAACAAAGATGTATGTGTACCCATCAAAGCTGAGATTTGCACAAGACAGCATATGTCGGTATTTCAGAAATGGATCATCGTTACAAGACACGCTTGAAGACTTACTCGAGTCTGACTGTCCGGAAGATTTCTTTCCACCAATGTCTGTTATGGAGCACCAGGGCAAGTATTTTGTGGTGGAAGGAAACCGACGTTTGCTGCTTTTGAAGATACTCGAGTCACACGGTTTAGTGGGGAAAGTTCCAGTAAAACTGTCACCATTCAATAGTTTCAAGTTCACTACCGAAAACGACGGTACGTGTATCGAAGTGAGAGGGTACCCGGACATGGAAGAGGAACTAGAGTCCATTGTTGAAGGAG aACACTCGGAATACGAGGATAGTGATGATGAGACAGATTTCGGATTTGATGACCTCGCTCTATCTGACGAGGGCACTGATTCACAGGATGACTATGACGGAGATGAAGACACTGAACAAAGCGAGGATGAAGAAGACGATGAATCAGACGACGATGAATCAGACGACGGGAGTGATTCTGATGAGACCGATGATGGTCGTGGTAGAGATGATGAATATGCAGATGTAGAGGAGAGTGACACTGAGGAATATGACAGTGAGGGTGGAGATTATGACGACAGTGATagtgaggaggaggaggaggaggaggaggaggagggggggcTATTATAA